In bacterium, the following proteins share a genomic window:
- a CDS encoding aminotransferase class I/II-fold pyridoxal phosphate-dependent enzyme produces the protein MNIPRAQSTLFRSFDSLCCRAGTGSGDGQSLVAPIVQSTTFCRDGVDSRATHQYSRVSNPTVSALEEVLGALEAAPPAVCFATGLAAETALLLALLRQGDHVVCGRAVYGGTTRLLQRILAPLGIEAAFVDTTSSAAVAAAITPRTRLVLVETPANPTLEVTDIRAIANLAHGAGALLVVDNTFLTPALQQPLSLGADITVTSTTKFIDGHSVAPGGAVVSRDEALLERVRFVRKSTGAIQTPQHAWLTLQGIKTLPLRLRAQSATAATLAHWLARHPAVARVHYPSLVAPELAAAQHLGADGAVLSFELSGGLAAARGAAGALRLCRLVEHVGSVETLVTHPASMTHADVPPADRARAGIADGLLRLSVGLEDVADIRDDLSAALSAQVPEVAR, from the coding sequence ATGAACATTCCCCGCGCGCAATCCACCCTGTTCCGCTCGTTCGACAGCCTCTGCTGTCGCGCCGGCACCGGCAGCGGCGACGGTCAATCGCTCGTCGCGCCGATCGTCCAGTCCACCACCTTCTGTCGTGATGGCGTGGACAGCCGCGCCACGCACCAGTACTCGCGCGTCTCGAATCCCACCGTCAGCGCACTCGAGGAAGTGCTCGGCGCATTGGAAGCGGCGCCACCGGCCGTCTGCTTCGCCACCGGCCTGGCGGCCGAGACCGCGCTGTTGCTGGCGCTGCTGCGCCAGGGCGACCACGTCGTGTGCGGGCGCGCCGTGTACGGCGGAACAACGCGCCTCCTGCAGCGGATCCTGGCGCCGCTGGGGATCGAGGCTGCCTTCGTCGACACGACATCGTCGGCAGCCGTCGCCGCCGCGATCACGCCCCGCACGCGGCTGGTTCTCGTCGAGACGCCGGCCAATCCGACGCTCGAGGTGACCGACATCCGCGCGATCGCGAACCTGGCCCATGGCGCCGGCGCGCTGCTGGTCGTCGACAACACCTTCCTGACGCCGGCACTGCAGCAACCGCTGTCTCTCGGGGCCGACATTACGGTCACCTCGACGACGAAGTTCATCGACGGCCATTCCGTGGCGCCCGGCGGGGCGGTGGTCAGCCGGGACGAGGCGTTGCTCGAGCGCGTGCGCTTCGTGCGCAAGAGCACGGGCGCCATCCAGACGCCGCAGCACGCCTGGCTCACCCTGCAGGGGATCAAGACCCTGCCGCTGCGCCTGCGCGCACAGTCGGCAACCGCGGCCACGCTCGCGCACTGGCTGGCCCGGCACCCGGCGGTGGCGCGTGTGCACTACCCCTCCCTGGTCGCGCCGGAACTGGCGGCGGCCCAGCACCTCGGCGCCGACGGAGCGGTGCTGTCATTCGAGCTGTCCGGCGGCCTGGCCGCCGCGCGCGGGGCAGCCGGTGCCCTGCGCCTGTGCCGCCTGGTCGAGCACGTCGGCTCCGTCGAGACGCTGGTCACCCACCCCGCGTCGATGACGCATGCCGACGTCCCGCCTGCGGACCGCGCCCGCGCAGGCATCGCCGACGGCCTCCTGCGCCTGTCGGTGGGACTCGAGGACGTGGCCGACATCCGCGACGACCTCTCCGCGGCCCTCTCCGCGCAGGTGCCGGAGGTGGCGCGATGA
- a CDS encoding homoserine dehydrogenase, protein MSDTRLVVLKFGGSVLRDEASLGSAVHEIYRWRRDGWRTLAVVSALAGRTDELLARATRLGLDADSRARAALAAGGELESAALLAALLERAGVPAACLPAGLRARGPVSDAVPVAAGVGLLHAALGRLGVVVCPGFIAHDRRGETVLLGRGGSDLTALCLAKALRATRCMLIKDVDGLYDRDPALPGPPAVRYETAGWDDALATDGSIIQHKAIRFAQRHRLGFELGTLNATAWTRIGDHPARAGMPTAHQAPLRVGILGHGTVGGGVARMLAADARRFTLVGVAVRDPSRHELPAPLVGDPLGLAGSDVDVVVEVMGGVDVAREAVAAALRRGVAVVTANKDLLSAHGGELAALAYRHGGRLLASAAVGGSVPVLEAIGRPGSAPLVELSGVINGTANFVLEACEAGSSLAVAIAEARRLGYAEADTARDLDGRDAAAKLCAAAQQAGGPPLAERDVLRQPIVGSALRPGMRQVASMVRDGDSWRAQVCLAPISPDSLLRRARAAQNVVIIRRDDGSQEILHGGGAGRWPTAESVLGDLWQLIRERASTAEKVRPGCTEAGPDGIDWLKSRQNALTTPMEARPVSLSMSNVYSAVTRRLRRVSRLTAAVNDS, encoded by the coding sequence ATGAGCGACACGCGACTGGTCGTCCTGAAGTTCGGCGGTTCTGTCCTTCGCGACGAGGCCAGCCTGGGCAGCGCCGTGCACGAGATCTACCGCTGGCGACGCGACGGGTGGCGCACGTTGGCCGTGGTGTCGGCACTGGCCGGGCGCACCGACGAACTGCTGGCACGGGCAACCCGGCTCGGCCTCGATGCCGACTCACGGGCGCGCGCGGCGCTGGCCGCCGGCGGTGAACTGGAAAGCGCCGCACTCCTGGCGGCCCTGCTCGAGCGCGCCGGCGTGCCTGCAGCCTGCCTCCCGGCCGGTCTCCGCGCCCGCGGACCGGTCTCCGATGCGGTGCCGGTGGCCGCCGGTGTCGGCCTACTGCACGCGGCCCTTGGCCGCCTCGGGGTCGTGGTCTGCCCGGGCTTCATTGCCCATGACCGCCGCGGCGAGACCGTCCTGCTCGGGCGCGGCGGGTCGGACCTGACGGCGCTGTGCCTCGCCAAGGCGCTGCGCGCGACGCGGTGCATGCTGATCAAGGACGTGGATGGCCTCTACGACCGCGATCCCGCACTGCCCGGCCCCCCGGCCGTGCGCTATGAAACCGCCGGCTGGGACGATGCGCTGGCCACCGACGGCTCCATCATCCAGCACAAGGCGATCCGCTTCGCGCAGCGGCACCGCCTCGGGTTCGAGCTCGGTACGCTCAATGCCACGGCCTGGACGCGCATCGGCGACCATCCCGCACGGGCCGGGATGCCGACAGCGCATCAGGCTCCGTTGCGCGTGGGCATACTCGGCCATGGCACGGTCGGAGGGGGCGTCGCCAGGATGCTGGCAGCTGACGCGCGCCGGTTCACGCTCGTCGGCGTTGCGGTTCGCGATCCGTCCCGTCACGAGTTGCCGGCACCACTGGTTGGCGACCCGCTTGGCCTCGCCGGCAGCGACGTCGACGTTGTCGTCGAGGTGATGGGCGGCGTGGACGTCGCCCGCGAGGCCGTCGCAGCCGCCCTGCGCCGCGGCGTTGCGGTGGTGACCGCGAACAAGGACCTGCTCTCCGCCCACGGCGGTGAACTCGCGGCGCTGGCGTACAGGCACGGCGGGCGCCTGCTCGCCAGCGCAGCGGTCGGCGGATCGGTGCCGGTGCTCGAAGCGATCGGCCGGCCCGGCAGTGCGCCGCTGGTGGAGCTTTCGGGCGTGATCAACGGTACCGCCAACTTCGTCCTGGAGGCCTGCGAGGCGGGCTCTTCACTGGCGGTGGCGATCGCCGAAGCCCGACGCCTCGGCTACGCCGAGGCCGACACCGCCCGCGACCTGGATGGGCGCGACGCCGCCGCGAAACTCTGCGCGGCGGCCCAGCAGGCGGGCGGACCTCCGCTGGCCGAGCGCGATGTCCTGCGGCAGCCCATCGTCGGCTCGGCGCTCCGGCCCGGAATGCGCCAGGTCGCTTCCATGGTCAGGGATGGCGACTCGTGGCGGGCGCAGGTGTGCCTGGCCCCCATCTCGCCCGACTCGCTCCTGCGTCGCGCCCGGGCGGCGCAGAATGTCGTGATCATCCGGCGTGACGACGGGTCGCAGGAGATCCTGCACGGCGGAGGTGCGGGGCGCTGGCCGACAGCCGAGTCGGTGCTTGGCGACCTGTGGCAGCTGATTCGCGAACGTGCCTCGACTGCGGAAAAGGTCCGGCCCGGCTGTACGGAAGCCGGGCCGGATGGGATCGACTGGCTGAAGTCCCGTCAGAACGCGCTGACGACGCCGATGGAGGCCCGGCCGGTATCCCTCTCGATGTCGAACGTGTACTCGGCCGTCACGCGGAGATTGCGACGCGTCAGTCGACTCACGGCGGCCGTGAACGACTCGTAG